One stretch of Candidatus Bathyarchaeia archaeon DNA includes these proteins:
- a CDS encoding NAD+ synthase codes for MKLKPSVLQLNLDDVQTRITRFIRTYVDNSGAKGIVLGMSGGIDSNTVAALSALAIGGEKVLGLMLPEKETFNQKDIQDAKVVAAQFGIQTQVCDITAAVEGTYKSMPAFDPQDRLCRGNIKARTRMIFLYYHANKLNRLICGSSDKSETMMGYFTKWGDVAADFSPIMDLYKTQVRQLAAHIGISTELTQKPSTPALWVNQQAEEELGIRYEVLDLILFGLERFMPIAEIANQLGIQESEVEGVKSRWLRAEHKRRLPLTPKLEYRTVGTDFRLPYSTY; via the coding sequence TTGAAGCTTAAACCTTCAGTTCTGCAACTAAACCTTGACGATGTGCAAACCAGAATCACGCGGTTTATCCGAACCTACGTGGATAACTCGGGAGCTAAAGGCATCGTTTTAGGCATGTCAGGAGGCATCGACAGCAACACCGTGGCAGCCCTTTCAGCGTTAGCTATTGGAGGCGAGAAAGTTTTGGGGCTTATGCTTCCGGAGAAAGAAACGTTCAACCAAAAAGACATTCAAGACGCCAAGGTGGTGGCGGCGCAGTTTGGGATACAAACCCAAGTCTGTGACATCACAGCCGCGGTGGAGGGCACATACAAATCCATGCCCGCCTTTGACCCCCAAGACAGGCTTTGCAGGGGCAACATCAAAGCCCGCACCCGCATGATTTTCCTTTACTATCACGCTAACAAACTCAACCGTCTGATTTGTGGAAGCAGCGACAAATCCGAAACCATGATGGGCTACTTTACCAAGTGGGGGGACGTAGCCGCAGACTTCTCCCCAATAATGGACCTATACAAAACGCAGGTCCGACAACTCGCCGCCCACATAGGCATCTCCACCGAGCTTACCCAGAAGCCGTCTACGCCGGCCCTGTGGGTTAATCAGCAGGCAGAAGAGGAACTTGGAATCCGCTATGAAGTGCTTGACCTGATTCTTTTTGGGCTGGAACGTTTCATGCCCATAGCCGAAATCGCCAATCAACTAGGCATTCAAGAGAGCGAAGTTGAAGGCGTGAAGAGCCGGTGGTTGAGGGCGGAGCATAAGCGGCGGCTGCCGTTGACTCCGAAACTCGAATATCGAACGGTGGGAACTGATTTTCGGCTTCCCTACAGCACATACTAA